One part of the Terrimicrobium sacchariphilum genome encodes these proteins:
- a CDS encoding type II secretion system protein, with translation MKRLRSSAFTLIELLVVISIIGILAALALPAITSALTKGQMTQTLSNMKQLHLATQQMALDATTTGDTNLGWPGDTGGTWAGWTTNLVGGNYLTSSDLAKLLSAPGIIVPVPSASNAPTKSALLLYNVSENSDGSTVFLSTANFTNSASGGTAPIATAKPYGNKGFVVFRKAGDGIILQPRQAGNTNLVGMFTNTIAVPSN, from the coding sequence ATGAAACGACTCCGTTCCTCCGCGTTCACGTTGATCGAGCTCCTCGTGGTTATCTCGATCATTGGTATTCTTGCAGCCCTCGCTCTGCCGGCCATCACCAGCGCCCTGACCAAGGGCCAGATGACCCAGACCCTGAGCAACATGAAGCAGCTTCACCTTGCCACCCAGCAGATGGCTCTCGACGCCACCACGACTGGTGACACCAACCTCGGTTGGCCCGGCGACACGGGTGGAACTTGGGCTGGCTGGACGACGAATCTCGTCGGAGGCAATTACCTGACCTCCAGCGATCTGGCGAAGCTCCTCTCCGCTCCGGGTATCATCGTTCCGGTTCCTTCTGCGAGCAATGCCCCGACGAAGAGCGCGCTCCTCCTTTACAATGTGTCGGAGAACAGCGACGGCTCCACGGTTTTCCTTTCCACGGCGAACTTCACCAACAGCGCCTCGGGCGGCACGGCTCCGATCGCCACGGCCAAGCCCTACGGTAACAAGGGATTCGTTGTGTTCCGCAAGGCGGGTGACGGCATCATCCTTCAGCCCCGTCAGGCCGGCAACACGAACCTCGTCGGAATGTTCACGAACACCATCGCGGTGCCGAGCAACTAA
- the glgB gene encoding 1,4-alpha-glucan branching protein GlgB gives MNPSTLSDDDFYPLIEARHCDPFKVLGIRELQGSWFARVLRPDAAEVVVVDAQDSSRRFPLQKVHDCGFFESVLRGVDGPFDYFLEMKSYAGVTWRERDVYSFGPVLGEMDIYLFNEGTHYEVYRKLGAHIMELGGVRGTHFAVWAPNAQRVSVVGDFNNWDGRVHPMRKLVPSGIWEIFLPNVQEGAHYKFEIRGPQGEVFLKTDPFATFAQHGTETGCMVYDINRYSWSDSEWMEQRPKKDVYNTPMSIYEVHLGSWQRIPEDGNRYLSYIELGDRLIPYVKEMGFTHIELMPVMEHPFDGSWGYQVVNYYAPSSRFGNPDEFRNFVDRCHQAGIGVILDWVPGHFPKDAHGLARYDGTCLYEHEDPRLGEHMDWGTLIFNYGRNEVKNFLIGNALFWLDEYHLDGLRVDAVASMLYLDYSRKPGEWVPNRHGGRENLEAISFLQHFNSIAYERFPGVITIAEESTSWPGVSKPTWEGGLGFGFKWNMGWMNDSLRYIARDPIHRRFHQGDITFSMLYAFHEHFILVLSHDEVVHGKGSLLNKMPGDMWQKFANVRMFLAWMWGHPGKKLIFQGMEFGQWAEWSHARSLDWHLTNFSLHDGLRRLIQHMNWLYQNEPALSDQDDSYAGFEWIDFNDADNTVWSFIRKARDGSEIVFVINATPVVRGAYRVGVNSAGWYEEILNTDAETYGGGNVGNYGGRQSEEWAWQGKPRSIAIDLPPLGVVAFKYKG, from the coding sequence ATGAATCCTTCGACGCTTTCGGACGATGATTTCTACCCCCTGATCGAGGCTCGTCATTGCGACCCGTTCAAGGTTCTCGGCATCCGGGAGTTGCAAGGCAGTTGGTTTGCCCGCGTACTGCGTCCCGATGCTGCTGAGGTCGTGGTGGTGGATGCGCAGGATTCGTCGCGACGCTTCCCGCTGCAAAAGGTACACGACTGCGGGTTCTTTGAATCCGTCCTGCGTGGAGTCGATGGGCCGTTCGATTATTTCCTGGAGATGAAGAGCTACGCCGGGGTGACGTGGCGGGAGCGGGACGTCTATTCCTTTGGGCCAGTGCTCGGGGAGATGGACATCTATCTCTTCAACGAAGGCACGCACTACGAGGTCTATCGCAAGCTCGGTGCGCACATCATGGAGCTCGGCGGAGTGCGCGGCACGCATTTCGCCGTCTGGGCGCCGAATGCCCAGCGCGTCAGTGTGGTGGGTGACTTTAACAATTGGGATGGCCGTGTGCATCCCATGCGCAAGCTCGTGCCATCCGGCATCTGGGAGATCTTCCTGCCCAACGTGCAGGAGGGCGCCCATTACAAGTTTGAGATTCGCGGGCCGCAGGGTGAGGTGTTTTTGAAGACCGACCCGTTTGCGACCTTTGCCCAGCACGGCACGGAAACGGGCTGCATGGTGTACGACATCAACCGCTACTCCTGGAGCGACTCCGAGTGGATGGAGCAGCGCCCGAAGAAGGATGTTTATAACACCCCGATGAGCATCTACGAGGTGCATCTCGGCTCGTGGCAGCGCATCCCGGAGGATGGGAATCGCTATCTTAGCTATATCGAGCTCGGTGACCGTCTGATTCCCTACGTGAAGGAGATGGGCTTTACCCACATCGAACTCATGCCCGTGATGGAGCACCCCTTTGATGGCTCGTGGGGTTATCAGGTGGTGAACTATTATGCGCCCAGCAGCCGGTTTGGAAATCCGGACGAGTTTCGCAACTTCGTCGACCGCTGCCACCAGGCGGGAATCGGCGTCATCCTCGACTGGGTGCCGGGCCATTTTCCCAAGGACGCGCATGGTCTCGCCCGTTACGATGGTACCTGCCTCTATGAGCATGAAGACCCGCGTCTCGGCGAGCACATGGACTGGGGCACGCTCATTTTCAACTACGGTCGCAATGAGGTGAAAAATTTCCTCATCGGCAACGCCCTCTTCTGGCTCGACGAGTATCATCTCGACGGGTTGCGCGTGGATGCGGTGGCCTCGATGTTGTACCTCGACTATTCCCGCAAGCCCGGCGAATGGGTGCCCAACCGCCATGGTGGTCGCGAGAACCTCGAGGCGATCAGCTTCCTCCAACATTTCAATTCCATCGCCTACGAGCGTTTCCCCGGAGTGATCACCATCGCCGAGGAATCCACCTCCTGGCCCGGCGTCTCCAAGCCGACCTGGGAGGGCGGGCTGGGCTTTGGATTCAAGTGGAACATGGGCTGGATGAACGACAGCCTGCGCTATATCGCGCGCGATCCGATCCACCGGCGTTTCCACCAGGGGGATATTACCTTTTCCATGCTCTACGCCTTCCATGAGCATTTCATCCTCGTGCTGAGTCACGACGAGGTGGTGCATGGCAAGGGGTCGCTCCTCAACAAGATGCCGGGTGACATGTGGCAGAAGTTTGCCAACGTGCGCATGTTCCTTGCCTGGATGTGGGGACACCCGGGCAAGAAGCTCATCTTCCAGGGCATGGAGTTTGGGCAATGGGCCGAGTGGTCGCATGCGCGCAGCCTCGACTGGCACCTGACGAATTTCTCGCTTCACGACGGATTGCGCCGCCTGATCCAGCATATGAACTGGCTCTACCAAAATGAGCCGGCCCTCTCCGACCAGGATGATAGCTATGCGGGATTTGAGTGGATCGACTTCAATGATGCGGACAACACCGTGTGGTCGTTCATCCGCAAGGCCCGCGATGGCAGCGAGATCGTCTTTGTCATTAATGCCACGCCGGTGGTGCGCGGAGCCTATCGCGTGGGGGTCAATAGTGCCGGCTGGTACGAGGAGATCCTTAATACCGATGCGGAAACCTATGGGGGTGGCAATGTTGGCAACTATGGGGGACGGCAGTCGGAGGAATGGGCGTGGCAGGGCAAGCCGCGCTCCATCGCGATCGACCTCCCTCCGCTGGGTGTCGTTGCCTTCAAGTACAAGGGCTGA
- a CDS encoding citrate synthase — protein MPVTAKGLEGIIANSTRLSDVLGQEGVLIYSGYNINELAGKATYEEVVYLLFYGELPNQEELDAFSASLRAERDLPEGVVAFLKTAPKDANPMDVMRTATSMLGLYDTEVTGDDRDKADYRRAISITAKMGVIAAYYHRSRQGLDLPPVRKDLGEAAHFLYLLNGETPSEDAAKTLDVAYVLHADHGMNASTFSARVTIATLSDIYSAITSAIGTLKGPLHGGANEGVIQMLLEIGSEDKVDAWVEEQLVQKKKIMGIGHRVYKVLDPRAPHLRAMAIKLCEQLGEGKWIRMSERIATIMKERKGLNANVDFYSATVYYSLGIPTDMFTPIFAIARTSGWTAHVLEQLADNRLYRPLSEYVGPAVGKQFVPIEQR, from the coding sequence ATGCCCGTTACCGCCAAAGGACTCGAAGGTATTATTGCCAACTCCACCCGCCTCAGCGATGTGCTCGGCCAGGAAGGAGTGCTGATATATTCGGGCTACAATATCAATGAGCTCGCTGGCAAAGCGACGTACGAGGAGGTCGTCTATCTCCTCTTCTACGGCGAGCTTCCCAATCAGGAGGAGTTGGATGCGTTCTCGGCCAGTCTCCGCGCCGAGCGTGATCTCCCCGAGGGCGTGGTGGCTTTTCTGAAAACCGCTCCCAAGGACGCCAACCCGATGGACGTCATGCGCACGGCGACTTCCATGCTGGGTCTCTACGATACCGAGGTGACTGGCGATGATCGCGACAAGGCGGACTATCGCCGCGCGATCAGCATCACCGCAAAGATGGGCGTCATTGCGGCCTATTATCATCGCTCCCGGCAGGGACTCGACCTGCCGCCGGTGCGCAAGGATCTCGGCGAGGCGGCGCACTTTCTCTATCTTCTCAATGGCGAGACCCCGAGCGAAGATGCGGCCAAGACGCTGGACGTGGCTTACGTGCTCCATGCCGACCATGGCATGAATGCCTCGACCTTCAGCGCCCGCGTGACCATCGCCACCCTGAGCGACATTTACTCCGCGATCACCTCCGCCATCGGCACCCTCAAGGGCCCCCTCCACGGTGGAGCCAACGAGGGTGTTATTCAGATGCTTCTCGAGATTGGCAGCGAGGACAAGGTGGACGCCTGGGTCGAGGAGCAACTCGTCCAGAAGAAGAAGATCATGGGCATCGGACATCGCGTGTACAAGGTGCTCGATCCCCGCGCGCCTCACCTCCGCGCCATGGCCATCAAGCTTTGCGAGCAGCTCGGCGAGGGTAAATGGATCCGCATGAGCGAGCGCATCGCCACGATCATGAAGGAGCGCAAGGGGCTCAATGCCAACGTCGATTTCTACTCGGCCACGGTCTACTACTCCCTGGGCATCCCGACCGATATGTTTACCCCGATCTTTGCCATCGCCCGCACGAGCGGCTGGACGGCTCACGTCCTCGAGCAGCTCGCGGACAATCGTCTCTATCGTCCACTCAGCGAGTACGTCGGACCGGCGGTGGGCAAGCAGTTTGTCCCCATCGAGCAGCGCTAG